A part of Lacerta agilis isolate rLacAgi1 chromosome 7, rLacAgi1.pri, whole genome shotgun sequence genomic DNA contains:
- the LOC117049991 gene encoding transmembrane protein 68-like codes for MRSFTQMLGNWISFPYLEEYLSSVALSWWFCNLLILPCSIFIIIYLFVCAISFVMYVHKKMNNQQETDFDSKCWKKPKQVACQILDIYGKIWHGYEVFGMEHLPKGPGIVIFYHPVCTIDYFLFVARLNKETERECFTVVDHFIYRFPGWKTTCDACGMKDFNKAESVEILKKGHLLGISPGGAREGNFSKDYNIMWGKRTGFARVALEAKVPIIPIFTQNSCETYRNIGNTRLTRWLYEKTRNIYLPMYGGFPVKLRTYIGEPIPYDPNITAAELAEKTKTAIENLRDKYQKRPGSILRALSERFDKHYKAN; via the exons ATGAGGAGCTTTACTCAAATGCTGGGAAACTGGATTAGTTTTCCTTACTTGGAAGAATACCTGAGCTCAGTGGCTCTCTCTTGGTGGTTTTGTAATCTTCTGATTTTGCCTTGTtcaatatttataataatatatttgtttgtCTGTGCTATCTCATTTGTGATGTATGTCCACAAGAAGATGAATAATCAGCAAGAAACTGATTTTGATTCCAAATGTTGGAAAAAGCCAAAGCAAGTTGCTTGTCAGATTTTAGATATATATGGAAAGATATGGCATG GTTATGAAGTTTTTGGCATGGAACATCTCCCTAAAGGACCAGGGATTGTTATCTTTTATCACCCAGTTTGTACTATTGACTATTTCTTGTTTGTCGCTAGACTTAataaggagacagagagagagtgcTTTACAGTAGTTGATCATTTCATATATCGGTTTCCAG GATGGAAGACGACTTGTGATGCCTGTGGGATGAAAGATTTCAATAAAGCTGAATCTGTGGAAATTTTGAAGAAAGGCCATTTACTGGGCATTTCCCCTGGTGGAGCTAGAGAAGGAAACTTTAGTAAGGACTACAACATAATGTGGGGTAAACGCACAGGTTTCGCTCGGGTAGCTTTGGAGGCAAAAGTG CCCATCATCCCTATATTTACACAAAACAGTTGTGAAACATACAGGAACATTGGAAACACAA GGTTGACAAGATGGTTATATGAGAAAACACGAAATATCTACCTTCCCATGTATGGAGGATTTCCAGTGAAACTGAGAACATATATTGGAGAACCCATCCCATATGATCCAAATATAACAGCTGCAGAGCTGGCTGAAAAA ACAAAGACTGCAATTGAAAATCTTCGGGATAAATACCAAAAAAGGCCAGGAAGTATATTAAGAGCTCTTTCAGAACGATTTGATAAGCATTACAAAGCTAACTAG